The DNA segment gaccgaccaacccggccagccgccccctccgtttccctctccgtgcgcgcggtccaccgcgagccgtgaggctgcgcgtgggcccgtcgcaccacgtcctccgcgaaccgcgcgcatgcgccgcgcctccctccccaaaccctaactcgccccgcgtgcacctcgcccatggtgagccgagtcgctgacaagcgggtccaacccgggaccacgcgggatggacccggcccaccggctctcactcccctccccgcccgtgCACGCGCCTTGGGCTGCCTTCTTGGGCTGGCCGGCCCATTAaactcggccgagccgcccctttctcccgtactcacccttgctctatataaataatccccctagttgctgaagaagacgaagcggatcccgctgacgaggagttcttccaggagcaagccggctacgatgagttttagggtttcggcctagttcccaagtcgcgcctgtgatgtctGGTCCAAGACTTGgtttccgcttcccttttgttatgcagttgtgagctcgggatctgtccgcagcccaacatgactgtactcctactctataataaagagacctctgttgctgtgatattctgtcttcctgtgataccaacactgtttcctgggactggtatcgactaacaggttaatttggagcgtcacgggctagttccgctcgggactagttcggggcgtgacacaaTCTAGTCATCAAATATAGTATTATATACAACTATGGGCCcacctcctctttctctcatctcttctctttttgacGTCAAGCTCAAGTTCCTCATCCCCGAGTCCCGCCTCTGCCAAATTCAATGTCCCCAAGCACTGCTGCAACCTTCCATCGAGCTTGTGCTCTGCATCCCTGAGTGCACCACTTCTTTAAGCTTTGTCTTCGACGTGGTGCTCCTCGAGCACCGCTACCCATAGCTCTGAGTGGAACCGCTGCTGCCCCACGCCTCTCTCCGGAGCTCATCTAGGCCCCAATCGGGAATTCCAAGCGATGGTGTGGTGACTTTATGCAATGGAGCTCAAGGTAGTCTGGGCACTAAGGGAGCCCACGATGCGTGTAACTTGATGATCCACAGCCTGAGCTCCACCCACCTCCACCTTTGCCTCAGCCTCGTTCTAGATCCGCAGCCCGAGCTCGAGAGGCAACATAGGCGACTGTGATCTCTTTAACCTTAGTGCCATGCTCGGACTATATATCCTCCTTGCGGGGCTCCGCCAATAATCCCACAGCGAATGGGCAAAGCAAAAACTCGTGGacaatctcctcctccctccatctattATTTCTCTATAACTCCCTCCAAACTAGAGTTGGCCTAGTTGCATCGAGCTCCCCATAGCCTCAAGCTTGAGAAGGAAAGGAGCGACAGGGAGAAATTCTCTTCAGGAGTAGCGTCGCTGATGCAAGCTCCTCCTTGAGGCTCGCCGATGAGCGGGCTCCTCCCCATCTGGTTCAGTGTGTCTTTGCGAGATCCGTTGATGCCACTCGTATCTTCACTGGTCTTGACCACTGATTGTCTTGTTTCTGACCTCCGGTGCCGCCCTTCACTTCCTACCCACCTCATCGTCATTAAGTGCGCTGGCCCGATAACTTGGCGAGCTTGGCCTCAACGCTACTCCTCTGCCTTcacttgagagagagagagagagagaagagagagcgagagagaaatcgagcaagagagagagagagagagagagctgacaTGTGTGCCTATGATAGGATTGAGTTCCTATTTGTACATGTGCCATCCTATGTGGAGTCTTATTGTACCAAAACCGGAGCGAAACCGCTAAGGGGGGTAATATGCCTGGTATTGATACTTTGAGGTGTTGAATACCGGTTTTAAACTCCGATGATGCATTTTAAACAATGTGAATAGTTGAGGGGTTAAATTGGACTTATCTTTTTCTTAGGCACACTAGCTACATGCACTGACGCACTTATGCACATCAACTGGCAGATAGATTCCGTCAATATATACTATGTAAGTCATTAACTcgtattccctccatttcaggttataagacgttttaactttggccAAAgccaaactactttaagtttgactaagtttgtagaaaaaagtaataacattttcaactcaatacaaatttattatgaaaatatattcaattattgatttgatgaaactaatttagtattataaatattactatatttgtctataaacttagtcaaacttaaaactgtttgactttgaccaaagtcaaaacgtcttataacctgaaacggagggaatagtatATATTGTATTCGCAATTTGGCATGCATCCCTATCATTGCTCCGTACGGTCGCATTTCCACGCATATAACTATAatcatagatatttttttaaaaaaactttagccttgacaaatgacaatgttatatttttttctcttggtcGTCTCATTGTTTAGCTAAGGTGTAATGACAGTGTATTCCTAGTTTACGTGGAGACTGGGAGTACTTTACATGCATTTTCCTTGTCTAGAAACAGTAGACATCAAGTGACGATGCTCCAACGAGTTAATCACATGGATAAGTTATTATAAGCTAGGCTATTATTTATTTGTGCAATCTGAGTAATTAATACACCCACCCTGTCTTACATGCATGTGATTATATAGTAGTAACAAGTGAATATCGCGCGGATAGGTTTAAAATTCGGtggacgatcgatcgatcgatcgacccaCCCGTGCGCTCTATACTATCGTTCAGTCGCTCTTATTTGTATGTAACTAGGCAGATAttcatatatacttccttttttGAGTCCAcactttttattctttttttttgcggggacaCATTTTTCATTCAATTCGCAGACAAAGAGATTGATTTCAATTGGTTAGTCCAAATTAAAACTAGCTAGAGCAAGCAACTGGAGTAGTGGATAGGATCAAGACGTACCTTCAGTGTAGCTGGCTTGCATGACGCTCTGAGTGTTTTTTTAGGCAACGCTCTGACTTTTTCTTTTCCATATGCATGTAAGTAAGCAGGGCATGCGTACATACGTCTCGTTAAGACGTTTTACACCTCTACATAAGTTTACTTTTACTCAAACTAGTAAAATGGACTCACTTAATTTATTAACCAGTgatatttatctttttcttatTCTACAAATTAATCGACACATTTTAGATTGAAAAACGATATGATATATTACgaaattaatattttcaaaaCTTTGGATGCGGCAAAGCTGAGTTTCTCTTCTTTTCATGCACACGCACCTCGATCCGTTGGCAGACATGCACTCAGAACGTCTCTCTCAATCCGGCGGCCAGATCGATCCATGACTGCTCGTGCGAGCTGAACCGGAGGAACAGCCCACCTGAGTGCTCGGCCTTCTTACTCATATCTTCTCCACCGTCAGCCCAGCCCAACATATCTATACCTCGATCTCATTCGGCCCAACTCTCAAGCCAGCCAACATTGCCATCGGCATCAACCAATATTTGTACTTATGGTCAAAAAAGTTTATTCTTTATAATTACTACTccaaattaatatataatgtGTATATAAGTAActctaaaagaaaaacatttatGGGTCTTGTTGACAACTCAAAAGATGGAGCTGTTTTTTCATCTGTTAAGGATTCCCTGGCCTCTTTTTTTAATGCCATccaaatatattgttttatcACAATGCCtatgttatatatttttgttgtaatTTGTATAAGCTTGAACTTACATGTTGTGTAGTAACATATTTTATAATGATCTATCTTGTCactttttcttatatatttttatattgacCATTTGAATGAAATGCAGAATGAGGGGACATAAATTCCCTCGAGAGACAAAAAATAATTTCCTTCAAATGATAAAGTATAGAAAGTAGAGCTTTATTACCTTCTCAACCACAAGAcacatacaaatatataaatgCGTACAACGAACACATTATTTTTAAACTAGACCCATGCATATGTAAGTGTccactctctttttttaatacttgtatatatatttatttgtgtggGTGTGCATATtatatcattttatttatttagttatgaaAGTGTTCTcactatatatgtgtatgtaaaTATAATTTTCAACATCTAGAAAAGTCGTGTTCATAACAGTACAACCTCACTTGATGTTATTAGTAGGAGGCAACGACATCGACAATGCTAGAGATTGCAGCTGTTCTCTTAATGGGATACATGCCGTACATGGCTATGCCACATAGCTCTTCCTTAACTGCTATGTCACGCTTCATGCGGATGTAGCCACTCTCTCCCCATCCAGGACCCCACGAGTTCCTGACAGTCCAATACTTGATGTTGTCCTGTGTCACGCCATACCCAACCGCTATTACTGTATGGCTTACCGATGTCCCGCACGGTCCATTATACACACCctgcgcacgcgcgcgcgcgcgcgcgcgcgcgcgcacacacacacacacacatatatatatatatatatatatatatatatatatatatatatatatatatatatatatatatgttcattaTTAGTAGGTCACTAAAACTTTTTTCATACAGAAATTAAATGGAGTTAAACAAACTGAAAACGAACTTATTAGATCTGCATGGTTCAGCTTACTGTACAACTGGAAGTTACTGTTGGTCTCAATGAGCACGGAGACAGGTTGCTTGTACACGCTTTGCTTCAGTGCCACCTCGTTGGACGACGGAACCCACACTGCGCAGTCCATCTTCACCACCGGGGTGCCGGCCGCCGTCCTGCAGGCCTGCTTCGCGGCAGAGTATGCTGGATAGTACTGGCTCAGGGCGATCCCCTTCTTCACGGCGAAATCCGTTAGAACCTTGGAAGGGTTTCCGCCGAcgcagtcgccgtcgccggagcagtCCAGAACCTGCTGCTCCGACAGCGTGTACAGTTTCCCCGTCGCGATCGCgtaggtgtaaagttttagcgtgtccatcggatatacggatacacatttaaagtatatTAAACGtggtctaataacaaaacaaattacataatccgcatgtaaactgtgagatgaatttattaagactaattaatccaccattagcaaatgtttactgtagcaccacatcgtcaaatcatagagcaattaggcttaaaagattcatctcgcaaattagtcgcaatctgtgtaattagctactttttagcctatatttaatacttcatatatgtgttTAACGTTCGATGTGGtaaggtgaaaaattttagagagGGATTTAAACACGGCTCTTGACAGGAGTGATGATTCCATGCTGTCTCCAGTCCCACGCGGTGGGCACGTCGCCGACCACCTCCTCGGCCTCTGGAATGGAAGCCAACAGGACGGCGGCGTCCAGCTTAGCGCCGGCGTACATGGCGACGAACTCGTCGAGCGTCATGTCGGCGAACTTGTTGAGGCCGAGCTCGTAGGTCATGCCCTCTTTCTTGTTGAACTCGCTGACATACCTGGCGTTCGCCTTGAACGCCTCGAACCTGCTCTCGACGTCGCCGAGgtccctcgacgacgacgacgcgtagTACACGCTGCACCACCTCTCGTAGAGGTTCCACATGCTCTCCTCCGACTCTAGGTCCTTGTCCGTCATCGTCAGGTCGacgtcctgcgccgccgccgtcgccaccagcaGCACAGCCCACAACCCTACGACTAGTGATAATGTCGTCTTCTTCATATCTATCTGAGTGTTTGTTGTAtgtaggagtagtatatatgttgCTAGCTAGGATCTTCCAATgatggagtagtatatatgcTTAAAGGCCAGCATTTATAGAGTTCGCGATATATAGATCACGTGGACatgattatatgcatgtggggGGAGTGTGAGGAGCTGCTAGCAAGCTGtgtgtttgtttgctttttCATAGTTAAAGACTTTCAGAGCTGTAATATTCTTCTAAGAAGTTTCCTAGCTTGGGCAAGGATATCGAtcgaggctgtgtttagatacagtggtaaattttttttgccgtgtcacatcggatatacggacacacatttaaagtattaaatgtagtctaataaccaaacaaattatagaatccgccTTTAAACTGCGAAACGAacttattaagcctaattaattcgtcattagcaaatgtttactgtagcactacattatcaaatcatggaacaattaggcttaaaagattcgtctcgcgatttacacgcaatctgtgtaattagtttttatttttatctatatttaatacttcatgtacgtgtccaaatattcgatgtgacaggtaaaaaaaaatgctagggaatctaaacatggcctgaAAACTAGGCCATACTACAAATTCGGTGGGCGTTGATACGCTCTAAGGGTAAGTACAAAGGTAGAGACCGGTATGGTCTCTACGTTAATTAGAGGCTATTATGTTACAATAGTTAAGGCAATAgggtctctaatcattaatgtaccaaaatactttcTTATTAGATCATCtttactttattagactcaatgcaacgaaaaatttcctaataaatgctaagagtcgactctatgccgttgtcatgcgtagcacccatctttctctttccttcttcctatctcttccacgtcatcaaatatgcttgcatgataataaagagagaccgctaataaagaccattgtacatgccctaaaaTATTGTTCCGGTCACTTTTATTTGCAGTTACAGGTCATAGATATATATGAGTAGGTTGACATTTATTCATTCAATTTGCATGCAGATAGGGATATTTCAATTGACTACTCGAAATTAAAACTTTAGGTTTCCTTCTAAAAACAAGCCTAGATTTCTAATTTCTTCGTAGGATATAAAACGACGTTCACTGTAGTTGATACATATAAAGTAATTTCTACTCGCGCGTGCGCCTTTAGATCCCATCAAGTTGTTACGAGCTACTccattcgtcccaaaatataagtattttttactCTGATAtagtcttcgagatgctactttgatcaacaatatctataaaataagatgttttaaataaaaatagttgtatattatgatagtttgtttaataataaatatagtaacatcaattttacatgattaatattttttagttttttctattagtagtcaaagttaaaaattcttatcactatgctaaaaatgcttatattttgggatgaaggaagTAATtgcaatataatatatattactacTCATGTTTAGTACACCCTCTGATCAAtctctctattttatattacttatcgttttatcatttaaaattttatatcaaaataCTCACATCCAAAATACTTTTAGAGATAATTTCCCTTTCTACCATTTATCAATTAGTCTTGTATATATTAATGCGATCACACAATTCTCATTGACTCATATACTTTAGAAATTGATCGAAAAGTATTTAATGAGAgtaaccatataatgttctagatTTATGCATGTGAGATTTGCTAAAACGACAAGAAGTTTGAAATGGGGAGTAGTAGAAAACAAAATTGAAATCAAATCCAAGACGTCATGTTTTACTGTAGTACATCACTTAGTCATGACCTTAATCGATACACGAAATGTTTTCATTGCCTAatactagtaattaattaaggtagCACGCGATAACAAGCAATCAATTAACCATGCGTCACTCTTCTCGATCTGTGGTCGTGAGGATGTCGGATAAATGAAACGAAAGTCCTCAGCAACAGCCGCTCGGGGCCCGTCTGACCTTTGGGCACGGGCTCTAGCTCGTAAGCTGTGTCCGGCCTCCGGACATGGCCACGAGTGGGTTGCGTCTGAGGTACATCTGGCCTCCGAACCACATCCGGCCCTCGAGAAACGGTCATTTTTGGGCTGTGCTCGAGGCACACCCAGTCCCTGGGCACGGTCTCCTGTGGACTGTGCTCAAGGCAGCTCCCTTTCTCACCAACTCTCGTAAGCTCAGAGACAACTGAGATAGAATCAAATATCACACATCCTATCAACGACGTGGAAGATATGGCGCGCCTGTATCGTGTGTTACCCAAGTGGGCTCGCGAACAACAGGGGtgagtatatttttttactttggcTCCGTCAGCTGACTCGAGAAACAATCCCCTCCAGAAGGCTGGGCCTATGGTCGCTGAGGTGGCGGACGGTGCTCAGAGATGGAGGACATGAGGAGGCGCCAACAGAGTGCTCGGGGACGAAGGCAATGCCGACTGGCGCTTGGGAGGTAGAGGTGCAGTTTGCAGAAAACAAGGCGACATCCTCGGGGTACTCAAGGGAGGAGGCGACACCGGTAGGGTGTTGGAAGGCAGAGGCGAAGCCGGCCGGCACTTGGGAGGACTACTTGGTGGAGACGACAAGTCTGTTATCGCTCGGTGTACTTGAGGAGATGCTAGTGGGGTGCTTGAGGGCGGAGGCGACACAGGGCAACGCTTGAGagtagggggaggggggatacGAGGAGACGGGGACTGGTGCTTGGGGATCAGAGCAAGAGACGGAGAGGCAGCTAGAGGGTGGGGGAGAGAGACTTGATAGAGAGAGATCTATTAAAAAAGAACTTGTAGTTTCTACAGGTGATGTTGGTTTACCCGTGACGGGTCTATATGTAAGCCCATCACAAATAAGAGGTCACTTGTGATGGGCTTATATGTGGGTCCATCAAAAGTGTTCAACGTTGGGTCCACGTATAAGCCCATCACAAATTACGTCATAGATAAGGCTCATCTACAATGGGCTTTATTTTAGCCCATCAGTGATGAGGTCATATATCCGTGACAAGGCACTTTGACCCGTCATAGATAGGCCATCGTAGGTAAGCTAATTAATCTGGCGTAGTAATTGGTATATAACATATAATGCACGTACGGATTAATTAAGATATAGTCAATTACCACACAATAGATAATATAGAATgtgaatatatatgtacaagAGGAAACTAATTATAGTCTGTGTCTTACTTATAATTACCTGCCCACGGACAATAAGGTCGGGTCAAAATTAATAATCATGAGGAAACCACGACATCACCATATGGTTGCTTCCAAGCTGCAATATTCTTTCGAGcatatttatagaaaatagTAATTCAATTTTGCATAACCGGTTCCAAAATGAAATTTAacttaataaaattattatgtATCAGTG comes from the Oryza glaberrima chromosome 9, OglaRS2, whole genome shotgun sequence genome and includes:
- the LOC127783847 gene encoding stem bromelain-like; its protein translation is MKKTTLSLVVGLWAVLLVATAAAQDVDLTMTDKDLESEESMWNLYERWCSVYYASSSSRDLGDVESRFEAFKANARYVSEFNKKEGMTYELGLNKFADMTLDEFVAMYAGAKLDAAVLLASIPEAEEVVGDVPTAWDWRQHGIITPVKSLYTYAIATGKLYTLSEQQVLDCSGDGDCVGGNPSKVLTDFAVKKGIALSQYYPAYSAAKQACRTAAGTPVVKMDCAVWVPSSNEVALKQSVYKQPVSVLIETNSNFQLYRQGVYNGPCGTSVSHTVIAVGYGVTQDNIKYWTVRNSWGPGWGESGYIRMKRDIAVKEELCGIAMYGMYPIKRTAAISSIVDVVASY